CGTTGTCGCCTATGCCGAGGCTTACGGCGCCACCGAGGTCGACGCGCTCGGCGCCCTGGGTCCCGGCGGGGTGGTTCCGCGCTATGATCTGGTCTTCAACCTGGGTACGGCCTTTGGCGTGGTCGACGAGGCGACGCGGCGGGCCAATAATCGCGGTGAATCGCTTCCCCAGGTTCTGCGGATCGCCGAGGCCTTGGGGAGCGTGTGGCGCCGGGACCATCGGGTGATCGATGTGGCGATGGCGCCCGCCGGAATCGAGGACAAGGCGCGTCTCGTCGAGCGTCTGTTGGCGGAAGCCGATGTTTTAACGTAACGGGTCGGCGAAAAAACAAGGGGATTTACATGCGCTTGATCGGAATGATGGATTCGCCTTATGTCCGGCGGCTCGCGGTGTCGCTCAGGCTTCTTGATCTGCCCTTCACCCATGAGCCTTTGTCGGTCTTTCGCGATTTCGAGGCCTTCGCCCGCGTCAACCCGGTGGTCAAGGCGCCAACCCTGGTGACCGACGAGGGGGTGGTGCTGATGGACTCCACGCTGATCCTTGAGTATGTCGAGCGTCTGGTCGCTCCGGGTCTGCGGTTGGCGCCCGAGGATCTGGGCGCCTATGCCCAGGCCCAGAAGGTGATCGGTCTGGCCCTGGCGGCGGCCGAGAAGGCGGTTCAGATCGTTTACGAGCGCATGCTGCGCCCCGAAGCGATCCGCCATCAACCGTGGATTGACCGAGTTCAGGGGCAGATGGCCCAGGCACTCGCCCTGCTCGAAGCCGAGATCGGCCCCCAGGGCGCTTGGCTGTTTGGCGAGCGGCCGCTGCAGGCCGATATCACCACCGCCGTGGTCTGGCGGTTCGTTCGCGAAATGCTGCCCGAAGCGCCGCCGGAAGCCGACACCCCGAAGCTGACGGCGCTTTCCGCCCGGGCCGAGGCCCTGCCGGCCTTCCGCGCCTGTCCCTTCAGCTAACGGCAAAAAGTGGCCTTGCCGCCTTACATCTTGTCGACCACATAGCCGGCGCCGACGCCAACGGCGCCGCCGATGGCCGCGCCACAGGCCACGCAGCCGCCGGTCAGCGCCGTGCCGACGGCGCCCACCCCGGTGCCGATCGCCCCACCCGTCAACATCCGTTGCTGGGTGGGCGACAGGTTCGAGCATCCGCCGACGAAAAGCGCGCCGGTTAGGGTAAGAAGGGCAAGAACGCGGGGCATGGAATGTCTCCTGGTCTGCGACGCCGGGGATCTATCGCTATCCGCCGTGAGGGCGGACGGCGAAAGAACGCGCGATCGGGAAAAGGGTTGCGGTATTGGAAGGTGCCTTACCGTCAGGTTTCCACCACCAGCCGGCCGGTGACGATGGCCTCGCGCGCCGCATCGACCCGTTGCCAGAGGTCGGTGGGGATCAGCGGGCGATTGTGATGGTCCAGGGCCAATCCCATGCCCTCCTCGCGCAGGCCGAGCGAGAGCGGACCGGGCAGCCATTGCCCCGAGGCGAAGGAGGCGGCGGCCTGAAGCACCGCGGTGTCGACCCGCTTGATGACGCTGGTCAACATCGTGCCGGGGAACAGGTAATTCTGATTGCTGTCGACGCCGATGGCCAGAACGCCGCTGTCACAGGCCGCCTGATAGGCCCCCAGGCCCGAGCGTCCGGCGGCGGCGAAGATCACATCGGCCCCCGCCGCGATCAGCGCTTCGGCTTCGAGCATGCCGGCGAAGGGGTTTTGGAAGCCGGCCTGGGTGGTCCCGATCATCTTTTCCAAAACGATCGTGCCGCCGGCGCCGCCATGGCGCGCGCCGGCGGTGTATCCTTTGCGGAAGCGCTCGATCCCCGGCGTCGGCATGCCGCCCAAGAACCCCAGCCGTCCGGTGCGGCTGACCCCGGCGGCCAGGAGTCCGGCCAGAAACGCCCCCTCTTGTTCGCGAAAGGTGACCGACTGGAAGGCCGGGCGGTCGACCTCGGCATCGATCACGGTGAAGCGCGCCGCCGGGTGGCGCGGCGCGCTGGCGAGGGCGAAGCCGTGCAGGCCATAGCCGATGGTGATGACCAGATCGGCTTCGCCGGCGGCGCGCTCGATCATCTCGGGTTCTTCCTGGGGCTCCGTCGGCAGGTACTCGCGGATGGTCGCCTCGAGAACCCCACGCGCCGCCTCGACGCCCTCGGAAGCGGATTGGTTGAAGCTTTTGTCAAGCTTGCCGGCCACCGAAGAGGAATAGACCACGGCGATACGGGGAGGGCCGGCCTTGTGTGCGCCGCCTTCGGCCGAGGCGGGCGCCGCTTCCTCGTCGCCCGCTTGCGCCCGGCCTCCGAGCGCGGCCAAGGCGGCGACAAGCGGCAGGCCGGCAAGGCCGGTCATCAAGCGACGGCGGTCGATCATTGGGCGGCATCCCCGGTCAGCCAGGGCTGGTCACGCAGCACCTTGGCGAAATCTTGGGCCTCGAGCGGCTTGGCGAAATAGTAACCCTGGCCGAAATCACAGCCTTCGGCGCGCAAAAAGGCCAAATGCTCGGCGGTCTCGATGCCCTCGGCCACCACCGTCAGCCCGAAATCATGGCCGACGCCGATGATCGCCCGACACAGCCGGGCCTGTTCGGGTTGGTCGGTCACTTCGCGGATGAAGCTTTGGTCGATCTTCAGCGAGGTGGCGGGCAGGCGTTTGAGATAGGCGAGCGCCGAGTAGCCGGTGCCGAAATCATCGATGGCCAGTCCGACGCCCAGGGCGCGCAAGCCTTCCAGCCGCCGGCGGGCGCGCTGCTCGTCATGGACGAAGACGCCTTCGGTGATCTCGATTTCCAAGGCCTCGGCCGGCAGGCCGGTGGTGTGCAGGGCCTCGGCGACCAGGGCGGCCACATCCTGGCTGAAGACCTGGACCGGCGACATGTTGACCGACCCCTTCAGATCGCTCATGCCGTCATCGCGCCAGAGGCGCAATTGCCGGCAGCATTCCTCCAGGACCCATTCGCCAAGGGGGATGATGAGGCCCGAGGTTTCGGCCACCGGGATGAAGCGGGCCGGGGGGATGAGGCCGTGCCGGGGATGGTTCCAACGGACCAGAGCCTCCATGCCCACCACCCGGCCGCTGCGCAGATCGACCTTGGGCTGGTAGAGCAGGCGCAACTCTCCGGCGATGATGCCCGCGCGCAGATCCTTGCGAACCTGCGAGCGGACCTCGAGATCCTCGCTCAACGCCGAGCGATAGCGGCAGATCGGGTCGCCGGGATCGTTCTTGGCCTGTTGCATCGCCAGTTCGGCGCGGCGCAGCAGGCTTCCCTGATCCTCGGCGTCCTCGGGCCAACCGGCAAAGCCGATGCAGGCTTCGATATCGAGCGAGGCGTGACCGATGACGATCGCCGGCCGCAAGGCGGCGAGAATGTTTCGGCATAACGCCAGGGCCCGGCCTTCGTCATCGGGGTCGAGGGCGAGCAGGGCGAAATCATCGCCGCCGAGCCGGGCCACCAGATCCTCGGGCCCGGCGAGTCGGCGCAGGCGATCGGCGACCTCGCCCAGGATGGTGTCGCCGGTCTGATGCCCGAACATCTGATTGACGTCCTTGAAGCGCCGCAGGTTGATGCTGATCAGCCAACCCCGACGCTGCCCGCGCGCCAGCAGGCGTTCCCCCCCGGCGAGAAAGCCGTGGCGGTTGAGCAGGCCGGTCAGGCTGTCGTTGCTGGCCAGATAATCAATGCGCTCCATGGCGTCGCGAAAGACCGATACGGCGCGGGCCATCTCGCCGATTTCGTCTTTCCCGCCGATGGGGAGCGATCCCTTGAGGTGACCATCGGCGATTTCCCGCATGCCATAGGAAAGCCGGTCGAGGCGGGCGACGATCGCCCGCCCGACGTAGAGCCAGGCGATGAGGATGGCGCCAAGAAGCCCCGTGGCGCTTGTCGCCGCCAGCAGGATCTTCGACAGGTGAAGCTGTTTCTCCGTCGCCTGTCGATCGGCGTCGACGGCGATCATGGTGTCGCCCAACATGCCCTGAACCCGCTCGCCGATCTGGCGCGACAGGGCCCGCACGTCGCGCAGGCGGTCCTTGGCGACGGCGCCGGCGCGCAGGGCGAGACGCTTGCGCGCGACCAGTCCATTCGGGCCGGAGCCGATGGCGATCAGGGTATTGTTCATCTCGGCGATGGCGTCGTTGGGCTTGGCCGAGATGCTGGCTTGCAGGCGCTGGAGCGATTGATCGATCCGACCGGCATTGACGGCGATATCGTTGGCGTCGTCGCTGGCCAGAACCTCGCCCAGCAAGGACAAAAGGCGCGTGGCCAGATACAGCGAGTCCGGGGGGATGCGGCCCTGGGTTCCGGCATCGGCCATCAGCAGGCGAACCTTCTGATGGAGGAGATCCATCTGGGTCGCCAGATCAAGGATGTCGCGCTGGGCGCCGCGGGCTTCCTGAAGGGCGGACAGCAGGATTTGCAGCTGCGCCGAAATGCGCCCCGACAAATCGCTGAAATCCGTAAGGCGGGTGTTGGGGGCGGGCAGGGCCTCGACGGCGGCGATCGAACGGTTCAGGCGCTCTTCGGCCTCGGCCACATCGCGCCAATGCTCGCTTAAGGTGCCGGCGCTGTCGACGAGAACGACATGGGGCAAGGTGGTCAGCAGGGCGTTGCTGTCGTCGGCGAGCTTCGCCACCGCCACGATCGCCGGCAGACGGTCATGGGTGATCGCTTTGAAGGTGGCGGTCGCCTGATTATAGGAATTAAAGGCGATCAGCGTCACCACGGTGGACAGCGCGCCGATGGAGAGAAAGGCGATCCAGAGATGGGTGCCAATGCCCAGGCGCAGGCGTCGGGGGCGTTTGGGATCGGTCGCGCTGGCGGAGGACCGCAGGTCTTGGATGGATGGCTCCATGACGTCTCCGAAAAGCCGTCTCCACGAACGGCGTAAGCGCCTTAGGCTTATTTTTCACAAGACCGGCAAGGCAAGGGGGGGCTCATGAAAAAATGAATCCTGTCCGAAGGACTGTACGAATGCAAGGTCCACCCCCAGCTAACCCCATAAAAAGCAAGATCTTTCAACTATAGTCGTTAGTGTTTTGAAACTTTT
The DNA window shown above is from Rhodospirillum rubrum ATCC 11170 and carries:
- a CDS encoding ATP/GTP-binding protein, with translation MIPALRKIVFTGAPCSGKTEIIGRLAARHGGRVVVVPEVAGLAFAMNLADGRADGRKIFFEAIAALQVRLEEVAEACANRLDRPVMLLDRGFFDVVAYAEAYGATEVDALGALGPGGVVPRYDLVFNLGTAFGVVDEATRRANNRGESLPQVLRIAEALGSVWRRDHRVIDVAMAPAGIEDKARLVERLLAEADVLT
- a CDS encoding glutathione S-transferase family protein; translation: MRLIGMMDSPYVRRLAVSLRLLDLPFTHEPLSVFRDFEAFARVNPVVKAPTLVTDEGVVLMDSTLILEYVERLVAPGLRLAPEDLGAYAQAQKVIGLALAAAEKAVQIVYERMLRPEAIRHQPWIDRVQGQMAQALALLEAEIGPQGAWLFGERPLQADITTAVVWRFVREMLPEAPPEADTPKLTALSARAEALPAFRACPFS
- a CDS encoding outer membrane protein is translated as MPRVLALLTLTGALFVGGCSNLSPTQQRMLTGGAIGTGVGAVGTALTGGCVACGAAIGGAVGVGAGYVVDKM
- a CDS encoding BMP family lipoprotein, with the protein product MIDRRRLMTGLAGLPLVAALAALGGRAQAGDEEAAPASAEGGAHKAGPPRIAVVYSSSVAGKLDKSFNQSASEGVEAARGVLEATIREYLPTEPQEEPEMIERAAGEADLVITIGYGLHGFALASAPRHPAARFTVIDAEVDRPAFQSVTFREQEGAFLAGLLAAGVSRTGRLGFLGGMPTPGIERFRKGYTAGARHGGAGGTIVLEKMIGTTQAGFQNPFAGMLEAEALIAAGADVIFAAAGRSGLGAYQAACDSGVLAIGVDSNQNYLFPGTMLTSVIKRVDTAVLQAAASFASGQWLPGPLSLGLREEGMGLALDHHNRPLIPTDLWQRVDAAREAIVTGRLVVET
- a CDS encoding putative bifunctional diguanylate cyclase/phosphodiesterase, with amino-acid sequence MEPSIQDLRSSASATDPKRPRRLRLGIGTHLWIAFLSIGALSTVVTLIAFNSYNQATATFKAITHDRLPAIVAVAKLADDSNALLTTLPHVVLVDSAGTLSEHWRDVAEAEERLNRSIAAVEALPAPNTRLTDFSDLSGRISAQLQILLSALQEARGAQRDILDLATQMDLLHQKVRLLMADAGTQGRIPPDSLYLATRLLSLLGEVLASDDANDIAVNAGRIDQSLQRLQASISAKPNDAIAEMNNTLIAIGSGPNGLVARKRLALRAGAVAKDRLRDVRALSRQIGERVQGMLGDTMIAVDADRQATEKQLHLSKILLAATSATGLLGAILIAWLYVGRAIVARLDRLSYGMREIADGHLKGSLPIGGKDEIGEMARAVSVFRDAMERIDYLASNDSLTGLLNRHGFLAGGERLLARGQRRGWLISINLRRFKDVNQMFGHQTGDTILGEVADRLRRLAGPEDLVARLGGDDFALLALDPDDEGRALALCRNILAALRPAIVIGHASLDIEACIGFAGWPEDAEDQGSLLRRAELAMQQAKNDPGDPICRYRSALSEDLEVRSQVRKDLRAGIIAGELRLLYQPKVDLRSGRVVGMEALVRWNHPRHGLIPPARFIPVAETSGLIIPLGEWVLEECCRQLRLWRDDGMSDLKGSVNMSPVQVFSQDVAALVAEALHTTGLPAEALEIEITEGVFVHDEQRARRRLEGLRALGVGLAIDDFGTGYSALAYLKRLPATSLKIDQSFIREVTDQPEQARLCRAIIGVGHDFGLTVVAEGIETAEHLAFLRAEGCDFGQGYYFAKPLEAQDFAKVLRDQPWLTGDAAQ